The following coding sequences are from one Danio rerio strain Tuebingen ecotype United States chromosome 21, GRCz12tu, whole genome shotgun sequence window:
- the ncbp3 gene encoding nuclear cap-binding protein subunit 3 isoform X1: MRLCMVPQDTSRRYENKAGTFITGIDVTSKEAIEKKEKRARRFHFRAEENLTQKDVVLERDLLKKMIPKVRLEALHMSGVDDMSTQDVFGYFKEYPPAHIEWIDDASCNVVWLDDITSTRALINLSRMPDKEEVTNTDSSKPSELPVQTQKARRSRGSDDDDDDDEEEEGEVDDDDDDDEEDEKARDIEDETEKKPQETRETSLSQAERDSLLQNEPRPTVKPFKGNKLFLRFATHDDKKELGAARRSRYYMKYGNPNYGGMKGILSNSWKRRYHTRRIQRDILKTKKPLIGDSMGHTPPYTHRHSADLVNLPEEPIEEEEEEEEDGEEDMDADDRVVEYKDRGEKERGPRLVEGGLRSRLGGPSPTSSDSDEMDYDLELKMISTPSPKKSMKMTMYADEVETNLRSLRNSIRTESSGSVKSRIGGGGGGGSGGAVEERGEGGSSKSTSEKVTDVRQLLEEKRQGLSQQRSRPPVATSGKTDVRQRLGKRPHSPERRRSVSPVISRKTASRREPLSDVRSRLGVAKHDNRSLFSEPPKDKKTGGLWSRLGPSHKDSGSGDEDKPSSRASSSRGIRRRKDEDSDGVEDEDEEDDSHLQKMWGAMIKQKEQQSNKMKKSRLDNLPSLQIEISRDSSNGSDSDS, from the exons ATGAGATTATGTATGGTTCCACAGGACACCAGCCGGCGATATGAAAATAAGGCTGGCACCTTCATCACTGGCATTGATGTCACGTCTAAA GAGGCCATTGAGAAGAAGGAGAAGCGAGCAAGAAGATTTCATTTTCGTGCAGAGGAAAATCTGACACAGAAGGATGTGGTTCTGGAGCGGGATTTGTTGAAGAAAA TGATCCCGAAAGTGCGTCTGGAAGCTCTACACATGAGTGGAGTCGATGACATGAGCACTCAGGATGTTTTTGGCTACTTTAAAGAGTATCCGCCTGCACACATCGAGTGGATAGATGACGCTTCCT GCAACGTGGTGTGGCTCGACGACATCACTTCCACCAGAGCTCTCATTAACTTGAGTCGGATGCCAGATAAAGAAGAGGTCACAAACACAGACAGCTCGAAACCCTCTGAACTTCCTGTCCAGACGCAGAAAG CTCGACGAAGCCGTgggtctgatgatgatgatgacgatgatgaggaAGAGGAAGGTGAGGtagatgatgacgatgatgatgatgaggaagatGAGAAGGCTCGTGACATTGAAGATGAGACTGAAAAGAAACCACAAGAAACCAGAGAG ACTAGCCTGTCTCAAGCAGAGCGAGATTCTCTCCTTCAAAATGAACCACGACCCACAGTCAAACCCTTCAAAGGCAACAAGCTCTTCTTGCGCTTTGCCACCCATG ATGACAAAAAGGAGTTGGGTGCAGCCAGAAGAAGTCGATACTACATGAAATATGGGAATCCAAACTATGGTGGCATGAAAGGCATCTTGAGTAACTCTTG GAAACGGAGGTATCACACGCGGAGAATCCAGCGGGACATTCTGAAGACCAAAAAGCCTCTGATTGGAGACAGCATGGGACACACTCCACCTTACACACATCGACACTCAG CTGATCTGGTTAATTTGCCAGAAGAACCTatagaagaagaggaagaggaggaggaggatggagAGGAAGACATGGATGCTGATGATCGAGTGGTGGAGTATAAAGATCGAGGAGAAAAGGAGCGAGGGCCACGGCTTGTGGAAGGAGGCCTGCGCAGTCGCTTAGGAGGCCCATCGCCTACATCTTCAGATTCAGATGAGATGGACTACGATCTGGAACTGAAAATGATCTCAACACCCTCCCCCAAAAAGAGCATGAAGATGACCATGTACGCAGACGAGGTCGAAACCAACCTTCGCAGTCTTCG GAATTCAATACGGACTGAATCCAGTGGCAGTGTTAAAAGTCGCATTGGTGGTGGAGGTGGAGGAGGAAGTGGAGGTGCAGTAGAGGAACGAGGAGAAGGAGGTTCATCCAAATCTACATCAGAGAAAGTAACAGATGTGAGGCAGTTACTGGAGGAGAAGAGGCAGGGACTTTCTCAACAGAGATCACGCCCTCCAGTGGCCACAAGCGGCAAGACCG ATGTGAGACAGAGATTAGGCAAGAGACCACACTCCCCAGAGAGGCGTCGCTCTGTGTCTCCTGTGATCTCCAGAAAGACGGCGTCTCGGAGAGAGCCTTTGAGCGACGTACGCAGCAGACTCGGTGTAGCTAAACATGACAATCGCAGTCTCTTCTCTGAACCCCCCAAAGACAAGAAAACAG GTGGTTTGTGGAGCCGCCTCGGCCCGTCTCACAAGGACAGCGGCAGCGGAGACGAAGACAAGCCTTCATCACGAGCATCTTCCTCCAGAGGAATAAGACGAAGAAAGGATGAAGATTCTGACGGAGTGGAGGACGAGGATGAAGAGGACGACTCTCATCTCCAGAAGATGTGGGGTGCAATGATCAAGCAGAAAGAGCAGCAGTCCAACAAGATGAAGAAAAGCAGACTGGACAACCTTCCGTCGCTGCAGATCGAGATCAGTCGAGACAGCAGCAACGGCTCCGACAGCGACTCCTGA
- the ncbp3 gene encoding nuclear cap-binding protein subunit 3 (The RefSeq protein has 2 substitutions compared to this genomic sequence) codes for MAAVRSLRVSVKSDSASDRSESDSESDSDRDAREAEPMEVEEGEVELESIPVRRSLKELLPDTSRRYENKAGTFITGIDVTSKEAIEKKEKRARRFHFRAEENLTQKDVVLERDLLKKMIPKVRLEALHMSGVDDMSTQDVFGYFKEYPPAHIEWIDDASCNVVWLDDITSTRALINLSRMPDKEEVTNTDSSKPSELPVQTQKARRSRGSDDDDDDDEEEEGEVDDDDDDDEEDEKARDIEDETEKKPQETRETSLSQAERDSLLQNEPRPTVKPFKGNKLFLRFATHDDKKELGAARRSRYYMKYGNPNYGGMKGILSNSWKRRYHTRRIQRDILKTKKPLIGDSMGHTPPYTHRHSADLVNLPEEPIEEEEEEEEDGEEDMDADDRVVEYKDRGEKERGPRLVEGGLRSRLGGPSPTSSDSDEMDYDLELKMISTPSPKKSMKMTMYADEVETNLRSLRNSIRTESSGSVKSRIGGGGGGGSGGAVEGRGEGGSSKSTSEKVTDVRQLLEEKRQGLSQQRSRPPVATSGKTDVRQRLGKRPHSPERRRSVSPVISRKTASRREPLSDVRSRLGVAKHDNRSLFSEPPKDKKTGGLWSRLGPSHKDSGSGDEDKPSSRASSSRGIRRRKDEDSDGVEDEDEEDDSHLQKMWGAMIKQKEQQSNKMKKSRLDNLPSLQIEISRDGSNGSDSDS; via the exons ATGGCGGCGGTGCGCAGCCTGCGGGTGTCCGTCAAGTCCGACAGCGCGTCCGATCGCTCAGAGTCCGACTCAGAATCAGACTCGGATCGAGATGCCCGAGAAGCGGAACCCATGGAGGTGGAGGAAGGAGAGGTGGAACTGGAGTCCATACCTGTTCGCCgaagtttaaaggagctgttgcCG GACACCAGCCGGCGATATGAAAATAAGGCTGGCACCTTCATCACTGGCATTGATGTCACGTCTAAA GAGGCCATTGAGAAGAAGGAGAAGCGAGCAAGAAGATTTCATTTTCGTGCAGAGGAAAATCTGACACAGAAGGATGTGGTTCTGGAGCGGGATTTGTTGAAGAAAA TGATCCCGAAAGTGCGTCTGGAAGCTCTACACATGAGTGGAGTCGATGACATGAGCACTCAGGATGTTTTTGGCTACTTTAAAGAGTATCCGCCTGCACACATCGAGTGGATAGATGACGCTTCCT GCAACGTGGTGTGGCTCGACGACATCACTTCCACCAGAGCTCTCATTAACTTGAGTCGGATGCCAGATAAAGAAGAGGTCACAAACACAGACAGCTCGAAACCCTCTGAACTTCCTGTCCAGACGCAGAAAG CTCGACGAAGCCGTgggtctgatgatgatgatgacgatgatgaggaAGAGGAAGGTGAGGtagatgatgacgatgatgatgatgaggaagatGAGAAGGCTCGTGACATTGAAGATGAGACTGAAAAGAAACCACAAGAAACCAGAGAG ACTAGCCTGTCTCAAGCAGAGCGAGATTCTCTCCTTCAAAATGAACCACGACCCACAGTCAAACCCTTCAAAGGCAACAAGCTCTTCTTGCGCTTTGCCACCCATG ATGACAAAAAGGAGTTGGGTGCAGCCAGAAGAAGTCGATACTACATGAAATATGGGAATCCAAACTATGGTGGCATGAAAGGCATCTTGAGTAACTCTTG GAAACGGAGGTATCACACGCGGAGAATCCAGCGGGACATTCTGAAGACCAAAAAGCCTCTGATTGGAGACAGCATGGGACACACTCCACCTTACACACATCGACACTCAG CTGATCTGGTTAATTTGCCAGAAGAACCTatagaagaagaggaagaggaggaggaggatggagAGGAAGACATGGATGCTGATGATCGAGTGGTGGAGTATAAAGATCGAGGAGAAAAGGAGCGAGGGCCACGGCTTGTGGAAGGAGGCCTGCGCAGTCGCTTAGGAGGCCCATCGCCTACATCTTCAGATTCAGATGAGATGGACTACGATCTGGAACTGAAAATGATCTCAACACCCTCCCCCAAAAAGAGCATGAAGATGACCATGTACGCAGACGAGGTCGAAACCAACCTTCGCAGTCTTCG GAATTCAATACGGACTGAATCCAGTGGCAGTGTTAAAAGTCGCATTGGTGGTGGAGGTGGAGGAGGAAGTGGAGGTGCAGTAGAGGAACGAGGAGAAGGAGGTTCATCCAAATCTACATCAGAGAAAGTAACAGATGTGAGGCAGTTACTGGAGGAGAAGAGGCAGGGACTTTCTCAACAGAGATCACGCCCTCCAGTGGCCACAAGCGGCAAGACCG ATGTGAGACAGAGATTAGGCAAGAGACCACACTCCCCAGAGAGGCGTCGCTCTGTGTCTCCTGTGATCTCCAGAAAGACGGCGTCTCGGAGAGAGCCTTTGAGCGACGTACGCAGCAGACTCGGTGTAGCTAAACATGACAATCGCAGTCTCTTCTCTGAACCCCCCAAAGACAAGAAAACAG GTGGTTTGTGGAGCCGCCTCGGCCCGTCTCACAAGGACAGCGGCAGCGGAGACGAAGACAAGCCTTCATCACGAGCATCTTCCTCCAGAGGAATAAGACGAAGAAAGGATGAAGATTCTGACGGAGTGGAGGACGAGGATGAAGAGGACGACTCTCATCTCCAGAAGATGTGGGGTGCAATGATCAAGCAGAAAGAGCAGCAGTCCAACAAGATGAAGAAAAGCAGACTGGACAACCTTCCGTCGCTGCAGATCGAGATCAGTCGAGACAGCAGCAACGGCTCCGACAGCGACTCCTGA
- the ncbp3 gene encoding nuclear cap-binding protein subunit 3 isoform X2, with amino-acid sequence MKYGNPNYGGMKGILSNSWKRRYHTRRIQRDILKTKKPLIGDSMGHTPPYTHRHSADLVNLPEEPIEEEEEEEEDGEEDMDADDRVVEYKDRGEKERGPRLVEGGLRSRLGGPSPTSSDSDEMDYDLELKMISTPSPKKSMKMTMYADEVETNLRSLRNSIRTESSGSVKSRIGGGGGGGSGGAVEERGEGGSSKSTSEKVTDVRQLLEEKRQGLSQQRSRPPVATSGKTDVRQRLGKRPHSPERRRSVSPVISRKTASRREPLSDVRSRLGVAKHDNRSLFSEPPKDKKTGGLWSRLGPSHKDSGSGDEDKPSSRASSSRGIRRRKDEDSDGVEDEDEEDDSHLQKMWGAMIKQKEQQSNKMKKSRLDNLPSLQIEISRDSSNGSDSDS; translated from the exons ATGAAATATGGGAATCCAAACTATGGTGGCATGAAAGGCATCTTGAGTAACTCTTG GAAACGGAGGTATCACACGCGGAGAATCCAGCGGGACATTCTGAAGACCAAAAAGCCTCTGATTGGAGACAGCATGGGACACACTCCACCTTACACACATCGACACTCAG CTGATCTGGTTAATTTGCCAGAAGAACCTatagaagaagaggaagaggaggaggaggatggagAGGAAGACATGGATGCTGATGATCGAGTGGTGGAGTATAAAGATCGAGGAGAAAAGGAGCGAGGGCCACGGCTTGTGGAAGGAGGCCTGCGCAGTCGCTTAGGAGGCCCATCGCCTACATCTTCAGATTCAGATGAGATGGACTACGATCTGGAACTGAAAATGATCTCAACACCCTCCCCCAAAAAGAGCATGAAGATGACCATGTACGCAGACGAGGTCGAAACCAACCTTCGCAGTCTTCG GAATTCAATACGGACTGAATCCAGTGGCAGTGTTAAAAGTCGCATTGGTGGTGGAGGTGGAGGAGGAAGTGGAGGTGCAGTAGAGGAACGAGGAGAAGGAGGTTCATCCAAATCTACATCAGAGAAAGTAACAGATGTGAGGCAGTTACTGGAGGAGAAGAGGCAGGGACTTTCTCAACAGAGATCACGCCCTCCAGTGGCCACAAGCGGCAAGACCG ATGTGAGACAGAGATTAGGCAAGAGACCACACTCCCCAGAGAGGCGTCGCTCTGTGTCTCCTGTGATCTCCAGAAAGACGGCGTCTCGGAGAGAGCCTTTGAGCGACGTACGCAGCAGACTCGGTGTAGCTAAACATGACAATCGCAGTCTCTTCTCTGAACCCCCCAAAGACAAGAAAACAG GTGGTTTGTGGAGCCGCCTCGGCCCGTCTCACAAGGACAGCGGCAGCGGAGACGAAGACAAGCCTTCATCACGAGCATCTTCCTCCAGAGGAATAAGACGAAGAAAGGATGAAGATTCTGACGGAGTGGAGGACGAGGATGAAGAGGACGACTCTCATCTCCAGAAGATGTGGGGTGCAATGATCAAGCAGAAAGAGCAGCAGTCCAACAAGATGAAGAAAAGCAGACTGGACAACCTTCCGTCGCTGCAGATCGAGATCAGTCGAGACAGCAGCAACGGCTCCGACAGCGACTCCTGA